The following are encoded together in the Pectobacterium wasabiae CFBP 3304 genome:
- a CDS encoding multidrug efflux MFS transporter, which translates to METWKLNLFSAWLGCFFTGLAMSQILPFLPLYIEQLGVNSHESLSLWSGLIFSSSFLISAAVAPLWGSLADRKGRKLMLLRAALGMAIVMSLQGLATNVWQLFILRSLMGLTSGYIPNAMALIASQVPREKSGWALGMLSTGQIAGVILGPLFGGFMADYIGLRIVFFITGGLLFTSFLITLFAIKESVVKVTKENRLSGKAVFASLPYPTLIICLFITTMMIQMANGSISPILTLFIRDLAPGTDNIAFISGVIAAIPGVSALLSAPRLGRLGDRIGAHRVLIAALAISVLLFLVMAMVQSPTQLGILRFMLGFADGALMPTVQALLVKYSSQQVTGRIFGYNQSFMYLGNVLGPLMGSGVSALMGFRWVFVVTAFLVLCNTLQLFFVFRKPRGKG; encoded by the coding sequence ATGGAAACCTGGAAACTTAACCTCTTCTCTGCCTGGCTGGGATGCTTTTTCACCGGGTTGGCCATGAGCCAGATACTGCCCTTCTTGCCGCTGTACATTGAGCAGCTCGGTGTTAATTCACACGAATCGCTGAGCCTGTGGTCTGGTTTGATCTTCAGTTCGTCTTTTCTCATTTCTGCCGCTGTGGCACCACTGTGGGGAAGCCTCGCCGACCGTAAAGGCCGCAAGCTCATGCTGCTGCGCGCCGCACTCGGTATGGCGATCGTGATGTCGTTGCAAGGGTTGGCGACCAACGTGTGGCAGTTGTTCATCCTGCGTTCGTTAATGGGGCTGACCTCCGGCTACATTCCTAACGCGATGGCGCTGATCGCCTCGCAGGTTCCGCGTGAAAAAAGCGGTTGGGCGCTGGGTATGCTATCAACCGGGCAGATCGCTGGTGTCATCCTCGGCCCTTTATTTGGCGGCTTTATGGCCGATTACATCGGGCTACGCATCGTCTTTTTCATCACTGGCGGCCTGCTGTTTACCAGTTTCCTGATTACGCTTTTCGCGATTAAAGAGAGCGTGGTTAAGGTCACAAAAGAGAATCGGCTCAGCGGGAAAGCCGTTTTTGCTTCGCTGCCTTATCCAACGCTCATCATCTGCCTGTTCATTACGACGATGATGATCCAAATGGCAAACGGCTCCATCAGCCCCATTCTCACCTTGTTTATCCGCGATCTGGCTCCCGGTACGGACAATATTGCCTTTATCAGCGGCGTGATTGCCGCCATTCCCGGCGTATCCGCGCTGCTATCGGCACCGCGTCTTGGCCGCTTAGGTGACCGGATTGGCGCACATCGCGTCCTGATCGCCGCGCTGGCGATCAGCGTGCTGCTATTCTTGGTTATGGCAATGGTACAGAGTCCGACACAGCTTGGCATTCTGCGCTTCATGCTGGGCTTTGCCGATGGCGCACTGATGCCAACCGTGCAGGCGCTATTAGTCAAATACAGCAGCCAGCAGGTAACAGGCCGTATCTTTGGCTATAACCAGTCATTCATGTACCTGGGCAACGTGTTGGGGCCGCTGATGGGCTCCGGCGTGTCCGCACTGATGGGGTTCCGCTGGGTGTTCGTCGTCACCGCTTTTCTGGTGCTATGCAACACGCTGCAACTCTTTTTCGTCTTCAGGAAACCCAGGGGAAAAGGATAA
- the azuC gene encoding stress response protein AzuC: MRNFFKKMLAAYLNTYKDVPPGALF, from the coding sequence GTGCGTAACTTCTTTAAAAAAATGCTGGCGGCTTACCTGAATACTTATAAAGACGTGCCGCCTGGCGCACTGTTCTAA
- a CDS encoding Svx/AvrXca family virulence/avirulence protein codes for MPKMKTLLTPINCLLVLSGALMVNTANAAEACVAGNWQVNSSITDMPSVKYQTEHFAFRWNNNDVNRNDAVAAGQKLEQIWDKFINQIQYPEPYCKQTVKYKANIHIDPTFGLSGGIAGGGSMGMWIGPASLKDNWGLAHEFTHALQGQTGGFQGSGGADYVGWIWESHANWMTHQMDEFRGTSAHCSEMQVNYSHIYLGSTRNRYCNWQFMEYLKNRFGYGVINDMWSKAPKGGESGQATADPLSVLRTNMAWSQSEFNDIFGDWAMHNVNWDYVDPDGFDRGRFYRSTYGSYGAVQPNQSNADRLLRTTALEPVVGASTNLRRFSVPFDQAPQQLGYNIVRLIPESGATKITVKFRGMVQSKSAITRFPGLKNDPATMPQPNSDWRWGIVAIGSDGVSRYSELQRGASATLKNFTIRQDDRGIYMVVMGTPSQMQKIKWDQAYYSLYRYPWMADFTGVWPEGSQPGAPNPTANGSRHPNGGGWVANSANVAPTAYVGPYARVIGGTVRDNARIEDRATILSGTVEGRAVVSGLTVMQGDTIVRDNARLHTVFMGPGAYERGIVLSGNAQMRGDAEIRGVSASQGVFYGFIDEEEVKSSAAGAYLTDAVPEVTAVPVYSTK; via the coding sequence ATGCCAAAGATGAAAACACTTCTCACGCCGATAAACTGTTTACTCGTTTTAAGCGGCGCATTGATGGTCAATACGGCAAACGCCGCTGAAGCTTGCGTCGCAGGTAATTGGCAGGTAAATAGTTCCATCACCGATATGCCTTCCGTGAAATACCAGACTGAGCACTTTGCCTTCCGCTGGAATAATAACGACGTTAATCGTAATGACGCGGTTGCCGCCGGGCAGAAACTGGAACAAATTTGGGATAAGTTCATTAACCAAATTCAGTACCCCGAGCCTTACTGCAAGCAAACCGTAAAATATAAAGCCAATATTCACATCGATCCTACTTTTGGCCTCAGCGGCGGTATTGCTGGCGGTGGCAGCATGGGAATGTGGATCGGCCCCGCTTCACTGAAGGATAACTGGGGGCTGGCGCATGAATTTACCCATGCGTTACAAGGCCAAACCGGTGGTTTTCAGGGTTCGGGCGGGGCAGACTACGTTGGCTGGATTTGGGAATCCCATGCGAACTGGATGACGCACCAGATGGATGAATTCCGCGGTACGTCTGCACACTGTTCGGAAATGCAGGTCAACTATTCGCATATTTATCTCGGCTCAACCCGTAACCGTTACTGCAACTGGCAGTTTATGGAATACCTGAAAAACCGCTTTGGCTATGGCGTTATCAACGATATGTGGTCAAAAGCGCCGAAAGGGGGCGAAAGCGGTCAGGCTACTGCCGATCCATTGTCCGTTCTGCGTACCAACATGGCGTGGAGCCAGTCTGAATTCAACGATATCTTCGGCGACTGGGCAATGCACAACGTCAACTGGGATTACGTCGATCCAGATGGTTTCGACCGTGGTCGTTTTTATCGTTCAACCTACGGCAGCTATGGTGCGGTACAACCTAACCAGAGCAACGCCGACCGCCTGTTGAGAACGACAGCGCTTGAGCCGGTTGTCGGTGCCAGCACCAACCTTCGACGCTTCTCTGTACCGTTCGATCAGGCTCCACAGCAGTTGGGCTACAACATCGTCCGGTTAATCCCTGAAAGTGGTGCGACGAAAATCACCGTCAAATTCCGTGGCATGGTGCAAAGTAAATCGGCCATTACCCGTTTCCCTGGGCTGAAAAACGATCCGGCAACCATGCCGCAGCCGAATTCCGACTGGCGCTGGGGTATTGTTGCGATTGGCTCAGACGGCGTTTCACGTTACAGCGAATTGCAGCGGGGCGCATCGGCTACGCTGAAAAACTTCACTATCCGACAGGACGATCGCGGCATTTACATGGTAGTGATGGGTACACCGTCGCAAATGCAGAAGATCAAGTGGGATCAAGCTTACTACTCCCTTTACCGCTATCCGTGGATGGCTGATTTCACTGGCGTTTGGCCAGAAGGCAGCCAACCCGGTGCACCGAATCCAACCGCCAACGGCTCTCGCCATCCAAACGGCGGCGGCTGGGTAGCTAACTCCGCCAATGTCGCCCCTACCGCATACGTCGGGCCTTATGCACGCGTGATCGGCGGTACGGTGAGGGATAACGCCAGAATTGAAGATCGTGCAACGATTCTGAGCGGAACGGTGGAAGGACGTGCCGTTGTTAGCGGCCTGACCGTAATGCAGGGTGATACTATCGTCCGTGATAATGCACGGCTGCATACGGTCTTCATGGGGCCGGGAGCCTATGAACGCGGCATTGTGTTGTCAGGCAATGCGCAAATGCGCGGGGACGCGGAAATTCGCGGCGTTTCCGCGTCGCAAGGCGTGTTCTATGGCTTTATTGATGAAGAGGAAGTCAAAAGCAGCGCAGCCGGTGCTTACCTGACCGACGCCGTGCCAGAAGTGACGGCGGTTCCGGTCTACAGCACAAAATAG
- a CDS encoding purine-cytosine permease family protein, which produces MEKIDDYPVSRVPLNVRLPFLNVALVHIGMLTALDQFMLGAVLGHSMTLSQAFIAIFIGSAIFGVVTVGLGYAGMKEGMSGSLLARWCGFGRIGSVLIGLVIAISLIGWFGVQNAVFAKALNFSMENKLGFGWSAALSGIALTLLVAFGFRALRFTAKIAVPMFIIVVGYISIMTLSGHNIAELLASAPNGEVISISAGATMVVGGCIVASLITPDMTRYSQKGKHVFWMTMLSIIVGEFIVNGLAIIIARALNTADVVTIMSQAAGGIGLIAVIFSTLRVNDINLYSSSLGIANAIEGVTGKKLRYVSITLVIGLIGTALSVAGILDRFIDFLTLLGVLFPPIIGVMLVDYYILRTHRTLLDTSRAEGKLPDSAQTPLIGWPAIIASVVGAIIGLAFEWGVPAFNSLLAASLFYWIIKRYTNNSIYFKKLEHNQNLK; this is translated from the coding sequence ATGGAAAAAATCGATGATTATCCAGTCAGTCGCGTTCCGCTAAATGTTCGACTGCCTTTTTTAAACGTAGCGTTAGTACACATCGGTATGCTAACCGCGCTAGACCAATTTATGTTAGGCGCGGTGCTCGGCCATTCAATGACGCTAAGCCAAGCCTTTATCGCCATCTTTATTGGCAGCGCCATTTTTGGCGTGGTAACGGTGGGATTGGGCTACGCCGGGATGAAAGAAGGGATGTCCGGCAGTCTGCTTGCGCGCTGGTGCGGTTTCGGCCGTATTGGATCAGTCCTGATTGGGTTGGTTATCGCCATTAGCCTCATAGGTTGGTTCGGTGTCCAGAATGCCGTATTCGCCAAAGCACTCAACTTCTCGATGGAGAACAAGCTCGGTTTTGGCTGGTCTGCTGCCCTTTCCGGTATTGCACTAACGCTGCTGGTTGCCTTTGGATTCAGAGCATTACGTTTCACCGCCAAAATTGCCGTACCGATGTTTATTATCGTTGTCGGCTATATCTCGATCATGACGCTCTCCGGCCACAATATTGCTGAGCTGCTTGCCTCAGCTCCCAACGGCGAAGTCATTTCCATTAGCGCAGGTGCGACAATGGTGGTAGGCGGTTGCATTGTCGCCAGCTTAATTACTCCAGACATGACGCGTTATTCCCAAAAAGGAAAACACGTTTTCTGGATGACGATGCTGTCGATTATCGTCGGGGAATTTATTGTGAATGGCCTCGCCATCATTATTGCCCGCGCACTCAATACCGCAGACGTTGTGACGATCATGTCCCAGGCGGCAGGGGGTATCGGGCTGATTGCCGTTATATTTTCGACATTGAGGGTGAACGATATCAACCTTTATTCTTCCTCTTTGGGAATCGCCAACGCGATAGAAGGCGTCACGGGAAAAAAACTACGCTATGTATCAATCACACTGGTGATTGGCCTCATCGGCACCGCACTATCCGTAGCCGGTATTCTGGACCGCTTTATCGATTTTCTGACGCTATTGGGCGTGCTATTCCCACCGATTATCGGCGTGATGCTGGTTGATTATTATATTTTACGCACTCACAGAACGCTGCTCGACACCAGTCGTGCCGAAGGCAAATTACCCGACAGTGCACAAACGCCGCTGATTGGCTGGCCGGCTATTATCGCCAGCGTTGTTGGGGCCATCATCGGGTTAGCCTTTGAGTGGGGCGTGCCAGCGTTTAATTCGTTACTGGCTGCCAGCCTGTTTTATTGGATAATTAAGCGTTATACCAACAACTCTATTTATTTTAAGAAACTCGAGCATAACCAAAATTTAAAATGA
- a CDS encoding helix-turn-helix transcriptional regulator translates to MPSSQENMTDYIRNLIIMMECLNEPWGIKDLSSRHVYMNKAAYLYTNTPIRFDIEGRLDDEFPASWAELSDDLKEHDRLTENSEQRVTVIETHYWYGKKTLTPFVSEKIPIFDENKVCIGTMWNARAMDTRSPLIYIDHKKPTTLQTELTTSIFTQSELDTIFLMLQRFSNKEIARKMNVSPKTIENRIYSMYQKAETHSLPQFEEFCRHLGIDGYIPNSLIEKGIQFI, encoded by the coding sequence ATGCCATCATCACAAGAAAACATGACTGATTATATTCGCAACCTGATTATTATGATGGAGTGTTTAAATGAACCATGGGGTATTAAAGATTTATCATCGCGCCATGTTTACATGAATAAAGCCGCTTACCTTTATACCAATACGCCAATACGTTTTGATATTGAAGGACGGTTAGATGATGAATTTCCTGCCAGTTGGGCGGAGCTTTCTGATGATTTAAAAGAGCATGACAGGCTGACAGAAAATAGTGAACAGCGCGTAACCGTGATCGAAACACACTATTGGTATGGAAAGAAAACGCTGACGCCCTTCGTCAGCGAAAAGATTCCTATCTTTGATGAAAATAAGGTGTGCATTGGTACGATGTGGAATGCCAGGGCTATGGATACGCGCTCTCCACTTATTTATATAGACCATAAAAAACCGACTACGTTACAAACCGAGTTAACTACCAGTATTTTTACCCAGTCAGAACTTGACACTATATTTTTGATGTTACAGCGTTTTTCAAACAAAGAAATCGCAAGAAAAATGAACGTATCACCAAAAACTATCGAGAACAGAATATATAGCATGTATCAAAAGGCGGAGACTCATTCATTACCTCAATTTGAGGAATTTTGTCGTCATCTTGGGATTGATGGTTATATTCCCAATTCCCTGATAGAAAAAGGCATTCAATTTATATAA
- a CDS encoding GNAT family N-acetyltransferase, protein MNLNITDTPESDEEEFVIASLWKHNAQYDAVDISPLFLNFKDDEGNIIAGLISRTWWGALEVQYLWVSEEYRQSGLGRKLMQTAEKEALKRDCHLAYVDTFEFQAKGFYEKLGYKEYGNLPGYAHKHTRHYLAKLIR, encoded by the coding sequence ATGAATCTAAATATTACTGACACACCAGAGTCGGATGAAGAAGAATTTGTAATAGCAAGCCTGTGGAAACACAACGCACAGTATGATGCCGTTGATATTTCACCTCTTTTTTTAAATTTCAAAGACGATGAAGGTAACATTATTGCTGGATTAATATCCAGAACCTGGTGGGGAGCATTGGAAGTTCAATACCTTTGGGTTAGTGAAGAGTATCGTCAAAGCGGCCTTGGCCGTAAACTCATGCAAACGGCTGAAAAAGAAGCACTAAAGCGCGATTGTCATCTGGCTTATGTAGACACATTCGAATTTCAAGCCAAGGGATTCTACGAAAAATTAGGGTACAAGGAATATGGCAACCTACCGGGTTACGCGCACAAGCATACTCGACATTATTTAGCTAAACTGATCCGTTAA
- a CDS encoding Gfo/Idh/MocA family oxidoreductase: MISIGLIGAGRIASVHAQHLKNHPFARLVAVTDPLTTRAEAIAAEHGARVFPNAEALIAAHEIDAVIIASSTETHCPLMLAAVRAGKKVYCEKPLASTLTEAHRTLIELGEQQQQVMVGFNRRFDRNHAAIQTDITRGRLGRVQTVQITSRGPNGIPSLEYLRVSGGLFYDKMIHFFDLVRWLTGEEVTDISAFGSVIADPLFLEANDVDTAMVTLRTTSGALCQIDNARRAVYGYDDRIEVFGTGGLAESSRITEGSVMRIFDDKVLTEGLPKDPMIRMAPSYAAAIHAFTVFVRNAGTPEAISVPGVYDGLRAQMMAEAATRAAAERRIVALAEIEAEVN, encoded by the coding sequence TTGATTTCTATCGGACTTATTGGTGCCGGTCGCATTGCCTCAGTGCACGCTCAACACCTGAAAAATCACCCGTTTGCACGCCTTGTTGCCGTTACCGATCCATTGACGACGCGGGCAGAGGCGATTGCCGCCGAGCATGGTGCTCGCGTATTCCCTAATGCGGAAGCACTCATTGCGGCGCATGAAATTGATGCCGTCATTATTGCATCGTCAACGGAAACGCATTGCCCGCTGATGCTGGCCGCCGTGCGAGCGGGAAAGAAGGTGTATTGCGAAAAACCGTTGGCCTCAACGCTGACAGAAGCGCATCGCACACTGATTGAACTGGGTGAGCAGCAACAGCAGGTAATGGTTGGTTTTAACCGTCGATTCGATCGTAACCATGCCGCGATACAAACGGACATTACACGGGGGCGTCTTGGTCGAGTACAAACCGTACAAATCACGTCACGCGGTCCTAACGGTATCCCTTCTCTGGAGTATCTGCGCGTTTCTGGTGGCCTGTTTTATGACAAGATGATCCACTTTTTCGATCTGGTACGCTGGTTAACGGGTGAAGAAGTCACGGATATCTCAGCCTTCGGTTCAGTCATTGCCGACCCGCTGTTTCTTGAAGCTAACGACGTGGATACTGCGATGGTGACGCTGCGCACCACCAGCGGCGCGCTTTGCCAAATCGATAACGCTCGCCGAGCCGTATATGGTTATGACGATCGCATTGAAGTATTTGGCACAGGCGGACTGGCTGAGTCATCACGCATTACCGAAGGCAGCGTCATGCGTATTTTTGATGATAAAGTCCTGACGGAAGGGTTGCCTAAAGATCCAATGATCCGCATGGCACCAAGCTACGCCGCCGCGATTCACGCCTTCACGGTATTTGTACGTAACGCGGGTACGCCAGAGGCCATTTCCGTTCCCGGCGTTTATGATGGGCTCCGCGCTCAAATGATGGCAGAAGCGGCAACGCGTGCGGCGGCAGAACGTCGTATTGTTGCACTGGCGGAAATTGAAGCTGAAGTAAACTAA
- a CDS encoding sulfurtransferase yields MKTPYANGLVSTKWLAAHRTDPDILIFDCTTRLVPDEKTLYRAEPARADFQAGHIPGAQFIDVQADLSDNAHRYKYMLPTPESFSAAMTRFGVRPGVHIVVYSSADPWWATRVWWLLRVFGFDNVSVLDGGLQKWRREHLPLESGKSRYRPAGQFVATLRPHLIAEKNDVLGAIGNEHICILSARQPAQFAGAEGNNYGRAGRITGSHNLPAASLFDPTSGTYLPLDRLRDAVATLNLDNKKVIAYCGHGVAASADVFVLTLLGHPDVALYDASLSEWADADDLPMTVG; encoded by the coding sequence ATGAAGACGCCATATGCTAACGGGTTGGTAAGTACCAAATGGCTTGCAGCCCATCGAACCGATCCCGACATATTGATTTTTGACTGTACCACCCGTTTAGTCCCTGATGAAAAAACGCTGTACCGCGCAGAACCCGCGCGGGCGGATTTTCAGGCTGGTCACATCCCCGGCGCACAGTTTATTGATGTCCAGGCCGACCTGTCTGATAACGCCCATCGCTATAAATACATGCTTCCCACACCAGAGAGCTTCTCCGCTGCCATGACTCGCTTTGGCGTGCGTCCCGGTGTACACATTGTGGTTTATTCCAGTGCCGATCCGTGGTGGGCGACTCGCGTCTGGTGGCTGTTACGTGTTTTTGGCTTTGATAACGTCTCCGTACTGGATGGTGGATTGCAAAAATGGCGGCGTGAACACCTGCCGCTCGAAAGTGGCAAGAGCCGCTATCGCCCGGCAGGCCAGTTCGTTGCCACGCTACGTCCGCACCTCATCGCCGAGAAGAATGACGTGTTGGGTGCTATCGGTAATGAGCACATTTGCATCCTTAGTGCACGCCAACCCGCACAGTTCGCCGGCGCGGAGGGAAACAATTACGGTCGTGCAGGACGCATCACCGGTAGCCATAATCTACCCGCCGCCAGCCTGTTCGATCCCACCAGTGGAACGTATCTTCCGTTAGATCGGCTGCGCGACGCCGTTGCCACACTCAATCTCGACAATAAAAAAGTCATTGCCTATTGCGGACACGGCGTAGCAGCCAGTGCCGACGTTTTTGTCCTGACGCTACTCGGCCATCCTGATGTCGCGCTTTACGATGCCTCGCTGTCCGAATGGGCAGACGCGGACGATCTCCCGATGACCGTCGGCTAA
- a CDS encoding amino acid ABC transporter ATP-binding protein, with product MTDTHTLPAQVILTDVHKSFGKTNVLSGISLSVARSEIVCIIGPSGSGKSTLLRCINALAPINAGSITVGGIEVNDPKLDALALRRKVGMVFQSYNLFPHRTVLENIMMAPMQVLKQPARDVETRARELLAKVHLEAKANAYPGELSGGQQQRVAIARALCMNPEVMMFDEVTAALDPEMVKEVLTTIQDVARDGMTCILVTHEMRFAREVADRIYFTDKGKIVESNTPQAFFDHPQDPRTQAFLDKVL from the coding sequence ATGACTGATACGCATACGCTGCCTGCACAGGTAATCCTCACCGATGTTCATAAATCCTTCGGCAAAACAAACGTGCTGAGCGGTATTTCCCTGTCCGTCGCACGTTCAGAAATTGTTTGTATTATCGGCCCTTCCGGCTCTGGAAAATCTACGCTACTGCGCTGCATCAACGCGCTGGCACCGATCAACGCAGGATCGATCACCGTCGGCGGCATTGAGGTGAACGATCCCAAGCTAGATGCGCTGGCACTGCGACGTAAGGTAGGAATGGTTTTCCAGAGCTACAACCTATTCCCACACCGTACTGTGTTGGAAAACATCATGATGGCCCCCATGCAGGTGTTAAAACAGCCAGCGCGAGACGTGGAAACGCGCGCCCGCGAGCTGTTGGCAAAAGTGCATCTGGAAGCCAAGGCCAATGCTTATCCAGGCGAGCTATCCGGCGGACAACAGCAGCGCGTAGCTATTGCGCGAGCGCTGTGTATGAACCCGGAAGTGATGATGTTTGACGAAGTAACGGCGGCATTAGACCCCGAAATGGTCAAAGAAGTGCTGACCACCATTCAGGATGTGGCGCGTGACGGCATGACCTGCATTTTGGTCACCCATGAAATGCGTTTTGCCCGCGAGGTTGCCGACCGTATTTACTTTACCGACAAGGGAAAGATCGTTGAAAGCAACACGCCGCAGGCATTCTTTGATCACCCACAGGACCCTCGTACACAAGCCTTTCTGGACAAAGTGCTGTAA
- a CDS encoding amino acid ABC transporter permease, whose translation MTIIDAIFPAGSAFAVLLPWLPLILKGFGLNLLISVLSMAIGMLAGTLLGAAQMANLAIIRLPARILTLFFRNSPWLVIMFYVMFLLPFEIKIAGTWFSFPDWVKAVVALAIPVSGYTSEIVRGGLKSIPTTQWEAAAALAFGSVRTTLTIILPQAIRQMVPPTMNLYCSVVMATSLANVVGVQEVMTITQTILTTETRPGLILPAYSITLILFFAFVFPISLFSRRLERTWQFGTR comes from the coding sequence ATGACGATCATAGACGCAATTTTTCCAGCAGGCAGCGCTTTCGCAGTATTGCTTCCCTGGCTACCGCTGATCCTGAAAGGGTTTGGGCTCAATTTGCTCATCTCGGTTCTGAGCATGGCGATTGGCATGTTGGCCGGTACGCTGCTGGGTGCGGCACAAATGGCTAACCTTGCGATTATCCGACTGCCTGCCCGCATTTTGACATTGTTCTTTCGCAACAGTCCCTGGCTGGTCATCATGTTTTATGTGATGTTCCTACTGCCGTTTGAGATCAAGATTGCAGGTACGTGGTTCAGTTTTCCAGACTGGGTGAAAGCCGTTGTGGCGCTGGCTATTCCCGTCAGTGGTTATACCTCGGAGATTGTGCGCGGCGGGCTGAAATCCATCCCCACCACCCAGTGGGAAGCGGCCGCTGCCCTCGCCTTCGGCAGCGTTCGTACCACGCTCACGATCATTTTACCGCAGGCGATACGCCAAATGGTGCCTCCCACCATGAACCTGTATTGCTCAGTGGTTATGGCAACATCGCTGGCTAATGTGGTTGGCGTACAGGAAGTCATGACGATCACCCAAACGATTCTCACCACGGAAACACGCCCCGGCCTGATTCTGCCAGCCTATAGCATTACGCTGATCCTCTTTTTTGCTTTTGTTTTTCCGATCTCGTTATTTTCACGCCGTTTAGAACGGACGTGGCAATTTGGAACCCGCTGA
- a CDS encoding amino acid ABC transporter permease translates to MMSFIADGFKALYEQTGWNFSVFYNAWEAQKYLTGLTLAVELAVWSLLGSMLIGFLCVFARQSNLRPLRWLVTAYVELFRNTPGLAQLYFLFFGIGSYFHLSTYGQNGELPLVSPFQFVVIALSLQYGAFVAEILRAGIEAVPRTTVEAAESLGYNRTRAMIHIILPLAFRTSLPALGNNMAQIVKSTALAYAIAVPEALYVAHEIWTEHFNVLEMMNVVLLSYLGLMGIFTLLVKLLERWLKVPGLGR, encoded by the coding sequence ATGATGTCATTTATCGCCGATGGGTTTAAAGCGCTCTACGAGCAAACGGGCTGGAACTTTTCGGTATTTTACAACGCATGGGAAGCCCAAAAATACCTTACCGGGCTTACCCTTGCCGTTGAACTGGCGGTCTGGTCGCTCCTTGGCTCAATGCTCATTGGGTTCCTGTGCGTGTTTGCCAGACAGTCCAACCTGCGGCCTTTGCGCTGGCTGGTCACGGCCTATGTCGAATTATTTCGTAATACGCCGGGGCTCGCCCAACTGTACTTTCTATTCTTTGGTATCGGCTCTTACTTTCACCTTTCCACTTACGGACAAAACGGCGAACTACCGCTGGTATCGCCGTTTCAATTCGTGGTTATCGCTCTGTCACTGCAATACGGCGCATTTGTCGCTGAAATCCTGCGAGCAGGCATTGAAGCTGTGCCGAGAACCACGGTCGAAGCGGCAGAATCCCTCGGTTACAACCGTACCCGTGCCATGATTCATATCATTTTACCGCTGGCTTTTCGCACCAGTCTGCCTGCCCTGGGTAATAACATGGCTCAGATCGTCAAGAGTACTGCGCTTGCTTATGCCATCGCAGTACCAGAAGCCTTGTATGTGGCGCATGAAATCTGGACGGAACACTTCAACGTGCTCGAAATGATGAACGTGGTACTACTCAGCTATCTGGGGTTAATGGGCATATTCACGCTGTTGGTGAAACTGCTGGAGCGTTGGCTAAAAGTACCGGGGCTAGGACGATGA
- a CDS encoding transporter substrate-binding domain-containing protein → MSKTTLSSLMTLSGVALAASFIPTIAHADVLEKIADRGVISVCTNVNNPPLAFLESSGETKGLHIDLLNDFTQRLSTQLGKTVKVDLVPVLPANRVQFLQQGKCDILFTSLTVSEERKKLVQFVEPYYYAAGPALLTKKGVTFSNWEEVKGKAICSNQGSSWNVPLEQKFGANIVAFQTQQEVDQSLRDGRCAALVSDDSYLQARFLNDKDGIWKDYLIQNLTPFTEGPWGLAVRFNEPQFTQFISDVIKDWNKQGTIIELAKKWGLKPAPFAVKAHEEAIKL, encoded by the coding sequence ATGTCAAAAACAACACTGAGTTCTCTGATGACATTGAGTGGTGTTGCGCTCGCCGCATCATTTATTCCCACGATTGCCCACGCTGATGTGCTGGAAAAAATTGCCGATCGCGGCGTAATTTCGGTCTGTACAAACGTCAATAATCCACCGCTGGCTTTCCTGGAGTCCTCGGGAGAAACCAAAGGTCTGCACATCGATCTGCTGAATGACTTTACTCAACGGTTGTCCACGCAACTGGGTAAAACGGTCAAAGTGGATCTGGTTCCTGTTTTGCCCGCAAACCGCGTGCAATTCCTGCAACAGGGCAAATGCGACATTCTGTTTACTTCATTGACGGTCAGTGAAGAGCGCAAGAAGTTGGTACAATTTGTCGAACCTTACTATTACGCCGCTGGCCCAGCGCTGCTGACGAAAAAAGGCGTAACCTTCTCGAACTGGGAAGAAGTGAAAGGCAAAGCGATTTGTAGCAACCAGGGATCGAGCTGGAACGTACCGTTAGAACAGAAGTTTGGTGCCAACATCGTTGCTTTCCAGACTCAACAAGAAGTCGATCAATCCTTACGTGACGGACGCTGCGCCGCACTCGTATCCGATGACAGCTATCTTCAGGCTCGTTTTCTTAACGACAAAGACGGTATCTGGAAAGATTACCTCATTCAAAATTTGACACCGTTTACCGAAGGTCCATGGGGTCTGGCGGTTCGCTTTAACGAACCACAGTTTACTCAATTCATTTCCGATGTGATCAAAGACTGGAACAAGCAAGGCACCATCATTGAACTGGCGAAAAAATGGGGACTGAAACCGGCACCGTTTGCAGTAAAAGCCCACGAAGAAGCCATTAAGCTATAA